One genomic segment of Streptomyces sp. RerS4 includes these proteins:
- the asnB gene encoding asparagine synthase (glutamine-hydrolyzing) — translation MKRGFSNVCGIVGAFSLGGARPIDSHVISQMTAELIHRGPDDQGFHVGDGIVLGFRRLALNDLERGNQPHFSEDRSLVSVCNGEIYNHRRLRESLAAAGHRFRSECDTEVLVHLYREFGTDLTAHLDGQFAFALHDARAGRLLLARDHAGIVPLFYTVVDGLLLFASEIKALLRHPAVSPRVDLRGLDQILSLPGLVSPRTMFEGIKSLGPGERLIADSSGVTTQRYWDLDYPAADALEPLKDGDLDAELARAAGHMATLLDDAVRDRLVADVPVGLYLSGGLDSSLIAALAAGSRPGHAWPSYSAVFPDQDFDESPHQRLVAARLGTRHQEVSVRHGDLATQLTAMVRHAETPVRESYNVCSMMLSRAVRADGTVAVLTGEGADELFGGYPGYRYDAAGLGGGRLSGLDAQLEREIRLRMWGVDFGYETDHLVAQDFRRDLYSDDLAGSFDEFTVTSQRLVDAERLRGRHPLHQRSYLDFHLRLADHLLGDHGDRMALANSVELRFPFLARPVVDHATSLHPALMVAGGAEKAVLRRVAESRVPGEVLARPKFGFRGQTSSHLLAGGDDWFEELLSPSVVRKQGYFNPDIVAALVRHQRAQGGHVHAHLDTDYLMVIATFALFVEEFGLPCLG, via the coding sequence GTGAAACGGGGATTTTCCAACGTGTGTGGAATAGTGGGCGCTTTCTCCCTCGGTGGAGCGCGTCCGATCGATAGTCATGTCATTTCGCAAATGACCGCCGAGCTAATTCATCGGGGCCCGGATGACCAAGGGTTCCACGTCGGCGATGGTATTGTGCTGGGTTTTCGCAGACTTGCTCTGAACGATTTGGAGCGAGGTAACCAGCCGCATTTCTCGGAGGACCGCAGCCTGGTCTCCGTCTGCAACGGGGAGATCTACAACCATCGGCGGCTGCGCGAGTCGCTGGCCGCTGCGGGGCACCGGTTCCGCTCCGAGTGCGACACCGAGGTACTCGTCCACCTCTACCGCGAGTTCGGCACCGATCTCACCGCCCACCTCGACGGCCAGTTCGCATTCGCCTTGCACGACGCCCGCGCCGGGCGGCTCCTTCTCGCGCGTGACCACGCGGGGATCGTGCCCCTCTTCTACACGGTCGTGGACGGGCTGCTCCTCTTCGCCTCGGAGATCAAGGCGCTCCTGCGCCACCCGGCGGTGAGTCCCCGGGTCGACCTCCGCGGCCTCGACCAGATCCTCAGCCTCCCCGGGCTCGTCAGCCCGCGCACCATGTTCGAGGGCATCAAGTCCCTGGGGCCCGGAGAGAGGTTGATCGCCGACTCCTCGGGGGTCACCACGCAGCGGTACTGGGACCTGGACTACCCGGCCGCCGACGCCCTGGAGCCGTTGAAGGACGGTGACCTCGACGCCGAACTGGCGCGCGCCGCAGGACACATGGCGACGCTCCTGGACGACGCGGTGCGCGACCGGCTGGTCGCCGACGTCCCCGTGGGCCTCTACCTCAGCGGCGGGCTCGACTCCAGCCTCATCGCCGCGCTCGCCGCGGGCTCCCGGCCGGGTCACGCCTGGCCGAGCTACTCCGCCGTCTTCCCCGACCAGGACTTCGACGAAAGTCCCCACCAGCGGCTGGTCGCCGCCCGGTTGGGAACCCGCCACCAGGAGGTGTCGGTGCGTCACGGCGATCTCGCGACGCAATTGACCGCCATGGTGCGCCACGCCGAAACGCCCGTCCGCGAGTCGTACAACGTCTGCTCCATGATGCTGTCCCGAGCGGTACGCGCCGACGGCACCGTCGCCGTCCTCACGGGGGAAGGCGCCGACGAACTCTTCGGCGGCTACCCCGGGTACCGCTACGACGCCGCCGGACTGGGTGGGGGACGGCTCAGCGGCCTCGACGCCCAACTGGAACGGGAGATCCGCCTCCGGATGTGGGGCGTCGACTTCGGGTACGAGACCGATCACCTCGTCGCGCAGGACTTCCGCCGGGACCTGTACTCCGACGATCTCGCCGGTTCCTTCGACGAGTTCACCGTCACCTCCCAACGTCTGGTCGACGCCGAGCGGCTGCGGGGCCGACACCCCCTGCACCAACGCTCCTACCTGGACTTCCACCTGCGTCTCGCCGACCACCTGCTCGGCGACCACGGCGACCGGATGGCACTCGCCAACTCCGTCGAGCTGCGCTTCCCGTTCCTGGCCCGCCCCGTCGTCGACCACGCCACTTCACTGCACCCGGCCCTGATGGTGGCCGGCGGAGCGGAGAAGGCCGTGCTGCGGCGGGTCGCCGAGTCGCGTGTGCCCGGCGAGGTGCTGGCCCGCCCCAAGTTCGGCTTCCGCGGTCAGACCAGCAGCCACCTGCTCGCCGGCGGCGACGACTGGTTCGAGGAACTGCTCTCGCCGTCAGTGGTGCGCAAGCAGGGGTACTTCAACCCCGACATCGTGGCGGCGCTCGTCCGTCACCAGCGCGCACAGGGCGGTCACGTGCACGCTCACCTGGACACGGACTACCTGATGGTCATCGCGACCTTCGCTCTCTTCGTCGAGGAGTTCGGCCTGCCGTGTCTCGGATGA